A window of the Mannheimia granulomatis genome harbors these coding sequences:
- the fdhE gene encoding formate dehydrogenase accessory protein FdhE → MSIKILHQDEIKQTASSFQQPELLFANPKNLYYRRAKRLRELAKENPFGEYMEFAANLVDIQLELLECRPIANYSEKITACVELTQGEKPLNGKTFQRSDEWRDLLLALVEKFKPYANDAIYPTLEWFEKASTSEIESLADNLLNERYELVGADKAVFVWAALSLYWVQLTQQLPRNTRAEVGDKHLCPVCDSAPVTSVIHFGEVQGLRYLHCSLCESEWHVVRSKCTNCDESGKLDYWSLDNVEAAVKSESCGDCHSYLKVLYQDKDVNVEPVADDLASLFLDSEMEQKGFSKSALNPFLFQGE, encoded by the coding sequence ATGAGTATCAAAATACTACATCAAGATGAAATCAAGCAAACTGCCAGCTCATTTCAGCAACCCGAATTATTATTTGCTAATCCTAAAAATCTTTATTACCGTCGAGCAAAAAGATTAAGAGAATTAGCCAAAGAAAACCCTTTTGGTGAATATATGGAATTTGCAGCTAATTTAGTTGATATTCAGCTAGAATTGTTAGAGTGCAGACCGATTGCAAATTATTCGGAAAAAATAACCGCTTGTGTCGAGCTTACTCAAGGGGAAAAACCACTAAATGGTAAAACCTTCCAGCGCAGTGATGAGTGGAGAGATTTGCTGTTAGCGCTCGTTGAAAAATTCAAGCCTTATGCTAACGATGCTATTTATCCAACACTTGAATGGTTTGAAAAAGCCTCTACTTCCGAGATTGAATCACTTGCTGATAATTTATTGAATGAGCGCTATGAACTTGTCGGTGCAGATAAAGCCGTGTTTGTCTGGGCGGCACTTTCACTCTACTGGGTACAATTAACCCAACAATTACCTCGTAATACCCGAGCAGAAGTTGGAGATAAACACCTATGCCCAGTGTGTGATTCAGCGCCTGTTACCAGCGTTATTCACTTTGGAGAGGTTCAAGGCTTACGTTACTTGCACTGTTCATTATGTGAAAGTGAGTGGCACGTTGTACGTTCAAAATGCACAAACTGTGATGAATCAGGTAAACTAGATTATTGGAGTTTAGATAACGTTGAAGCCGCAGTAAAATCAGAAAGCTGCGGAGACTGTCACTCCTATTTAAAAGTTTTATATCAAGATAAAGATGTTAATGTAGAACCTGTTGCTGATGATTTAGCCAGCTTGTTCCTAGACTCAGAAATGGAGCAAAAGGGCTTTTCTAAAAGTGCATTAAACCCATTCCTATTTCAAGGGGAATAA
- the lptA gene encoding lipopolysaccharide transport periplasmic protein LptA: protein MKLLFKSILVTLLLGSSFSAYALKGDTDQPINIDSGSQSLDMTSNIVTFSDNVVITQGSIKVTAANVKITRQEGKKETIDANGSPVTFQQTLDNGKPVNGKGNSVHYDLNSEFLTLIGNAELKQQGSFIRANKITYDVKKQQLKATSGGKARVKTVLIPNELQDSKKK from the coding sequence ATGAAATTACTGTTTAAATCTATTTTAGTTACTCTACTTTTAGGCAGCAGCTTCTCTGCTTATGCATTAAAAGGCGATACCGATCAGCCAATTAACATTGATTCCGGCAGTCAATCATTAGATATGACTAGCAATATTGTGACATTTAGTGACAATGTGGTAATCACTCAAGGCTCAATTAAAGTCACTGCGGCGAATGTAAAAATCACGCGCCAAGAAGGCAAAAAAGAAACCATTGATGCCAATGGTTCACCGGTTACCTTCCAACAAACCTTAGATAATGGAAAACCAGTTAATGGTAAAGGCAACAGTGTACATTATGATTTAAATTCTGAATTTTTGACCTTAATAGGTAATGCTGAATTAAAACAACAAGGCAGTTTTATTCGAGCAAATAAAATCACCTATGATGTGAAAAAACAACAACTTAAAGCCACCAGCGGTGGTAAAGCACGAGTGAAAACTGTGTTGATTCCAAACGAACTTCAAGATAGCAAGAAAAAATAA
- the asd gene encoding aspartate-semialdehyde dehydrogenase — translation MQNVGFIGWRGMVGSVLMDRMVEENNFANINPIFFTTSQAGQKAPVFAGKDAGELKNAFDIEELKKLDIIVTCQGGDYTNEVYPKLKATGWNGYWIDAASALRMQDDAIIVLDPVNQHVISEGLKNGIKTFVGGNCTVSLMLMAIGGLFEKDLVEWVSVATYQAASGAGAKNMRELLSQMGELRDSVQAELANPASSILDIERKVTAKMRAEDFPTENFGAALGGSLIPWIDKLLPETGQTKEEWKGYAETNKILGLSDNPIPVDGLCVRIGALRCHSQAFTIKLKKDIPLAEIEQIIAAHNEWVKVIPNDKETTLRELTPAKVTGTLSVPVGRLRKLAMGPEYVAAFTVGDQLLWGAAEPVRRILVQLTQ, via the coding sequence ATGCAAAACGTAGGTTTTATCGGTTGGCGTGGTATGGTTGGTTCAGTTTTAATGGACCGTATGGTTGAAGAAAACAACTTCGCTAACATTAATCCGATTTTTTTCACCACTTCACAAGCGGGACAAAAAGCCCCTGTTTTTGCTGGTAAAGATGCAGGCGAATTGAAAAATGCCTTTGATATTGAAGAATTAAAAAAATTAGACATTATCGTTACCTGTCAAGGTGGTGACTACACCAACGAAGTCTATCCAAAATTAAAAGCAACTGGCTGGAATGGTTATTGGATCGATGCAGCTTCTGCACTTCGTATGCAAGATGATGCTATTATCGTATTAGATCCTGTAAACCAGCATGTTATTTCAGAAGGTCTGAAAAACGGCATTAAAACATTCGTTGGTGGAAACTGTACTGTTAGCTTAATGTTAATGGCTATTGGTGGATTATTTGAGAAAGATTTGGTTGAATGGGTCTCTGTTGCAACTTACCAAGCAGCATCAGGAGCTGGTGCAAAAAATATGCGTGAACTGCTTTCACAAATGGGTGAATTACGTGACTCCGTGCAAGCTGAATTAGCAAATCCGGCCTCTTCGATTTTAGATATTGAGCGTAAAGTAACGGCTAAAATGCGTGCTGAAGATTTCCCAACAGAGAACTTCGGTGCAGCCTTAGGTGGTAGCCTAATCCCTTGGATCGACAAATTATTACCTGAAACAGGGCAAACCAAAGAAGAGTGGAAAGGTTATGCGGAAACTAACAAAATTTTAGGTTTAAGTGATAACCCAATTCCTGTTGATGGCTTATGTGTGCGTATTGGTGCATTACGTTGCCATAGCCAGGCATTTACTATTAAACTGAAAAAAGATATTCCACTAGCAGAAATCGAGCAAATCATCGCAGCTCATAACGAATGGGTGAAAGTGATTCCGAACGATAAAGAAACGACATTACGTGAGTTAACACCTGCTAAAGTAACAGGTACATTAAGTGTGCCGGTTGGACGTTTACGTAAGCTAGCTATGGGGCCTGAATATGTAGCAGCATTTACCGTAGGGGATCAATTACTATGGGGTGCGGCAGAACCTGTTCGTCGTATTTTAGTGCAATTAACACAATAG
- the lptC gene encoding LPS export ABC transporter periplasmic protein LptC, whose translation MNTRLTVVLLLIVAVLGGWYYSLQEKDNSGLDQLIKKEGQPEYVGNKMSTSVYDLTGKPQYFAQADEIKRYESTERTEFLKPFIELFAKDSDAKQWKVSADHAEITKDKILNLTGNVQLNALDPLSRLQKISTDKLTVDLNTQDIFTESTVKSVGLGFTTTGVGLKGNLKQQVATLQKDVKSYIEPTIIKQTQE comes from the coding sequence ATGAATACACGTTTAACTGTAGTTTTATTACTTATTGTTGCTGTGCTAGGTGGGTGGTATTACAGCTTGCAAGAAAAAGACAATAGCGGACTTGACCAACTGATCAAAAAAGAGGGACAGCCCGAATATGTGGGGAATAAAATGTCCACCTCGGTTTATGATCTAACAGGTAAACCGCAATATTTTGCGCAAGCCGATGAAATTAAACGCTATGAATCTACCGAGCGCACCGAATTTTTAAAGCCCTTTATTGAGCTTTTCGCCAAAGATTCAGATGCAAAGCAGTGGAAAGTGAGTGCAGATCACGCTGAAATTACTAAAGATAAGATCTTAAATTTAACCGGCAATGTGCAACTGAATGCTTTAGACCCACTTTCTCGCTTACAAAAAATATCTACCGATAAATTAACCGTCGATTTAAACACTCAGGATATTTTTACTGAAAGTACGGTCAAATCAGTGGGCTTAGGCTTTACAACTACCGGTGTGGGGCTAAAAGGAAATTTAAAGCAACAGGTAGCAACATTACAAAAAGATGTAAAATCGTATATTGAACCAACGATTATCAAACAAACGCAAGAATAA
- a CDS encoding FAD-dependent monooxygenase, with translation MKSTDIVIIGGGMVGLALAGLLKDAPCKITIIEKNTPTFDADTIFHRVSAINASSQKMLEQIGAFQHIPSERLSPYSEMFVWEKDSFANIHFDNNDSEIKQLGFSQLGFILENQVIQHSLWQQVSTQSNVDYIVAMPKTLGISDNGAFLTLDNGEMISAKLVVGADGANSWVRNQTQIPLTSRDYQHTALVCNVKTSEKHGQTARQIFAEDSILAFLPLADENLSSIVWSLPPIKANELKNCCEQEFNKALTIAFDNRLGLCELQSLREIYPLTARYARDFAQSRVALVGDAAHTIHPLAGLGVNLGFADAVTLANEIQKHLINGEDIGEYRHLRQFERERKAEAVKLLVAMEGLKQLFHGNHPIKKLFRGLGLNATDRLPFIKKLLIQQAIHL, from the coding sequence ATGAAATCTACAGATATTGTTATTATTGGTGGAGGAATGGTCGGGCTAGCTCTCGCTGGGTTACTCAAAGACGCTCCTTGCAAAATTACAATCATCGAAAAAAATACGCCAACATTCGATGCCGATACGATATTCCACCGTGTCAGTGCTATTAACGCCAGTAGCCAAAAAATGCTGGAACAGATTGGCGCTTTTCAGCATATTCCGTCGGAACGCCTCTCCCCTTATTCGGAAATGTTTGTCTGGGAAAAGGACAGTTTTGCAAATATCCATTTTGATAATAATGATAGTGAAATTAAACAACTCGGATTCTCACAACTTGGCTTTATCTTAGAAAACCAAGTAATTCAACATTCACTTTGGCAGCAAGTTTCTACTCAATCAAATGTTGACTATATTGTCGCTATGCCTAAAACCTTAGGTATTAGCGATAACGGGGCTTTTTTAACACTGGATAACGGTGAAATGATTTCAGCCAAATTAGTGGTAGGGGCTGACGGAGCGAATTCTTGGGTACGTAACCAAACTCAAATTCCATTAACCAGCCGTGATTATCAACATACTGCGTTAGTCTGTAATGTGAAAACTAGCGAAAAACACGGTCAAACTGCTCGTCAGATTTTTGCTGAGGATAGCATTCTCGCATTTTTACCATTAGCAGACGAAAATTTAAGCTCGATTGTATGGTCATTACCGCCAATAAAGGCAAATGAGCTAAAAAATTGTTGTGAACAGGAATTTAATAAGGCACTAACTATCGCCTTTGATAACCGCTTAGGCTTGTGCGAATTGCAAAGTTTACGCGAAATTTACCCGCTTACCGCACGCTATGCCCGCGATTTCGCTCAATCAAGAGTGGCGTTAGTCGGCGATGCCGCCCATACTATCCATCCACTTGCCGGTCTTGGAGTAAATTTAGGCTTTGCCGATGCTGTAACACTTGCTAATGAAATCCAGAAACACTTAATAAATGGTGAAGATATTGGCGAATATCGTCATTTGCGCCAATTTGAACGAGAACGCAAAGCCGAAGCAGTAAAATTATTAGTTGCAATGGAAGGATTAAAACAACTTTTCCACGGTAATCATCCTATAAAAAAACTGTTTAGAGGATTAGGGCTAAATGCCACTGATCGGCTGCCATTTATAAAAAAACTGCTTATTCAACAAGCAATTCATCTTTAA
- a CDS encoding Na+/H+ antiporter family protein: MLSNEVFISIIVLLVLSLLRINVVIALIISALTCGMIGNLEVEGVGFADALDKTIKSFTGGLGGGAETAMNYAVLGAFAVALSKSGVTDLLAYKVIKSFGHSPSGRSVFWFKYIVLFVLTGFAMSSQNLIPIHIAFIPILVPPLLSVMNKLQIDRRAVACALTFGLTATYMLIPAGFGQIFIESILVKNINQAGEQFQLFATTPEMTKAMLIPVSGMILGLLFAFFVSYRKPRTYVEPQAELTVDNIEARVANIKPFHIGISIIAIITTCSIQLATNSTIIGGLAGLVIFAFGGVFKLKQSNDVFQDGLRLMAMIGFVMIAASGFAGVVNSTGGVPELVESLRTVISSKEMAALLMLVVGLFITMGIGSSFSTVPIITSIYVPLCVSFGFSPLATMSIIGVAAALGDAGSPASDSTLGPTSGLNADGKHDHIWDSVVPTFIHFNIPLLVFGWIAAMTL, translated from the coding sequence ATGTTATCAAACGAAGTTTTTATTTCGATTATCGTTTTGTTGGTACTGAGTTTACTCAGAATTAACGTGGTAATCGCATTGATTATTTCTGCATTAACTTGCGGAATGATTGGCAATTTAGAAGTCGAAGGTGTGGGCTTTGCTGATGCCTTAGACAAAACTATCAAAAGTTTCACTGGAGGCTTAGGTGGCGGTGCAGAAACCGCGATGAACTATGCCGTTTTAGGTGCTTTTGCGGTTGCGCTTTCAAAATCAGGCGTAACTGATTTACTCGCTTATAAAGTGATTAAATCCTTCGGTCACAGCCCGTCAGGACGTTCGGTATTTTGGTTTAAATATATCGTACTCTTTGTATTGACCGGCTTTGCAATGTCTTCTCAAAACTTAATTCCGATTCATATTGCCTTCATTCCAATTTTGGTTCCACCACTGTTAAGCGTCATGAATAAATTACAGATTGACCGCCGTGCAGTTGCCTGTGCATTAACTTTTGGCTTAACAGCAACTTATATGTTAATTCCGGCAGGTTTCGGACAAATCTTTATTGAAAGTATTTTGGTTAAAAATATTAACCAAGCTGGAGAGCAATTCCAATTATTCGCAACAACCCCGGAAATGACTAAGGCAATGCTAATCCCGGTCTCGGGCATGATTTTAGGTTTATTGTTTGCATTTTTTGTTTCTTATCGCAAACCACGTACTTACGTAGAACCACAAGCAGAGCTAACTGTAGATAATATCGAAGCACGTGTTGCCAATATTAAGCCATTCCACATTGGTATTAGTATTATTGCGATTATCACCACCTGTTCTATCCAATTAGCAACTAATTCAACCATTATCGGGGGATTAGCCGGTTTAGTCATTTTCGCATTTGGCGGCGTATTTAAATTAAAACAAAGCAATGATGTTTTCCAAGACGGCTTACGTTTAATGGCAATGATTGGCTTTGTGATGATCGCAGCCTCTGGCTTTGCCGGCGTGGTGAATTCTACCGGTGGCGTGCCTGAATTAGTAGAAAGTTTACGTACGGTAATCAGCTCAAAAGAGATGGCAGCCCTATTAATGTTAGTGGTCGGTTTGTTTATCACAATGGGCATTGGCTCATCATTCTCAACAGTGCCGATTATTACTTCAATCTACGTTCCGCTTTGTGTTTCTTTTGGTTTCTCACCACTTGCAACAATGTCTATTATTGGTGTTGCCGCCGCATTAGGCGATGCAGGCTCTCCGGCTTCTGACTCAACGCTTGGTCCGACATCAGGCTTAAATGCAGACGGAAAGCACGATCATATTTGGGATTCTGTTGTACCAACCTTTATCCACTTTAATATTCCATTATTAGTATTTGGTTGGATTGCAGCAATGACACTTTAA
- a CDS encoding lipoprotein HlpB, whose protein sequence is MNKLTKISATALVALFLAACDKPAQKAPAAEPAKTTESAPVAQASATEAAKPMVEAPTEAAKADYQKLVDWNVAQEKTMATAQAELQQKLASQDPKQIQEGLTTFKQKVSEVVKSLESIEVSDAQIKAFKEKTKSVLTLSSEVLSEQVKAMGTPNDQALVEALQKKTQALIEEGNELQKLNAELQQRFTAK, encoded by the coding sequence ATGAACAAATTAACTAAAATCAGTGCAACTGCATTAGTTGCTTTATTCTTAGCGGCATGTGATAAACCAGCGCAAAAAGCACCTGCGGCAGAGCCTGCAAAAACAACTGAATCTGCACCAGTAGCTCAAGCTTCTGCAACAGAAGCAGCTAAACCAATGGTTGAAGCACCAACAGAAGCAGCTAAAGCAGATTACCAAAAGCTAGTTGACTGGAATGTCGCTCAAGAGAAAACAATGGCTACAGCACAAGCTGAATTACAACAAAAATTAGCATCTCAAGATCCAAAACAGATTCAAGAAGGCTTAACAACATTCAAGCAAAAAGTATCTGAAGTTGTAAAAAGTTTAGAAAGTATCGAAGTTTCTGATGCTCAAATCAAAGCATTTAAAGAAAAAACAAAATCTGTCTTAACACTTTCAAGTGAAGTGCTATCTGAACAAGTTAAAGCAATGGGAACACCAAATGACCAAGCTTTAGTGGAAGCACTACAGAAAAAAACTCAAGCCTTAATTGAAGAAGGCAATGAGCTACAAAAACTCAATGCTGAGTTACAACAACGATTTACAGCTAAATAA
- the lptB gene encoding LPS export ABC transporter ATP-binding protein, which yields MSVLYAEHLAKSYKQRQVVKDVSLNVKSGEIVGLLGPNGAGKTTTFYMVVGLVRHDQGKIRIDDEDISTLPMHDRAKQGIGYLPQEASIFRRLTVYDNLMSVLQVRKDINNEQRKARAEELIAEFHIEHIRNSLGQSLSGGERRRVEIARALAANPKFILLDEPFAGVDPISVIDIKKIIVNLKERGLGVLITDHNVRETLDVCERAYIVGSGEMIANGTPQEVLENPDVKRVYLGDQFKL from the coding sequence ATGTCTGTGCTTTATGCAGAACATTTAGCAAAAAGTTATAAACAACGCCAAGTGGTGAAAGATGTAAGCTTGAATGTAAAATCAGGTGAAATTGTCGGCTTACTTGGCCCAAATGGTGCGGGAAAAACGACTACATTCTATATGGTAGTCGGCTTGGTTCGCCACGATCAAGGCAAAATCCGTATTGATGACGAAGATATCAGCACACTACCCATGCACGACCGAGCCAAACAAGGTATTGGCTATCTACCGCAAGAGGCTTCTATTTTCCGCCGTTTGACAGTGTATGATAATTTAATGTCTGTGCTGCAAGTACGTAAAGATATTAATAATGAACAACGCAAAGCTCGAGCAGAAGAATTAATTGCTGAATTTCACATCGAACATATCAGAAACAGTTTAGGACAATCGCTTTCAGGGGGCGAACGCCGCCGCGTAGAAATTGCCCGAGCGTTGGCTGCAAATCCCAAATTCATTTTGTTAGATGAGCCTTTTGCCGGTGTTGATCCCATTTCAGTTATCGATATTAAAAAAATTATCGTCAATCTAAAAGAACGTGGATTAGGTGTTCTGATTACAGACCATAATGTACGAGAAACTTTAGATGTATGCGAACGCGCCTATATTGTAGGTAGCGGTGAAATGATAGCCAATGGCACACCGCAAGAAGTGCTGGAAAACCCAGATGTAAAACGTGTTTATCTAGGCGATCAATTTAAACTCTAA
- the sodC gene encoding superoxide dismutase family protein → MKMKAALSIVLSSLILSSTSVFATEQPAKIVVNIQQLDVEKGNKDIGTIEITESAYGLVFTPNLTHLTEGLHGFHIHENPSCEAKEKEGKLIAGLAAGGHWSPNKKATHGLPWSDEAHLGDLPALTVLHDGSATNPVLAPRLKKLEEVKGRSLMIHAGGDNHSDHPAPLGGGGARMACGVIK, encoded by the coding sequence ATGAAAATGAAAGCAGCTTTATCTATTGTATTAAGTTCTTTGATACTAAGTTCAACCTCTGTATTTGCTACAGAGCAACCAGCAAAAATTGTTGTCAATATCCAGCAACTTGATGTAGAAAAAGGCAATAAAGATATTGGTACTATTGAAATTACCGAATCTGCATATGGGTTAGTTTTTACACCTAATCTAACGCATTTAACTGAAGGCTTACATGGTTTTCATATTCATGAAAATCCAAGTTGTGAAGCAAAGGAAAAAGAGGGAAAACTAATAGCAGGTCTAGCTGCTGGCGGTCATTGGAGTCCTAATAAAAAAGCAACTCACGGCTTACCATGGTCTGATGAGGCTCATTTAGGCGATCTTCCTGCATTAACCGTACTTCATGATGGGTCAGCAACTAACCCGGTATTGGCTCCCCGCCTGAAAAAATTAGAAGAAGTTAAAGGTCGTTCTTTAATGATTCACGCCGGCGGAGATAATCACTCAGATCATCCAGCACCTCTTGGTGGGGGTGGAGCACGTATGGCGTGTGGAGTAATTAAATAA
- a CDS encoding PTS sugar transporter subunit IIA — translation MTKLTDFLSPENIRQGVLVSSKKRALETVGKIIAQSLNNKANHIPKNPEQVERTEENELICPIECFANLFKREKLGTTGLNQGIALPHAKLPTCESLAIDKPIAVFLQLEEGVEYEAQDNKEVDLIYAIMFPENNCMQYKHCLPEIARQLSDKALLKQLRAAESEEDIWQILMYADNHTVKIEE, via the coding sequence ATGACAAAATTAACTGATTTTTTAAGCCCTGAAAATATTCGCCAGGGAGTGTTAGTTTCAAGCAAAAAACGGGCGTTAGAAACTGTAGGCAAAATTATTGCTCAATCGCTAAATAATAAAGCAAATCATATTCCGAAGAATCCTGAACAAGTAGAAAGAACAGAAGAAAATGAACTTATTTGCCCAATTGAATGTTTTGCCAATTTATTTAAACGAGAAAAACTTGGCACTACCGGCTTAAATCAAGGCATTGCTCTTCCTCACGCCAAACTTCCGACTTGCGAATCACTGGCAATAGATAAACCTATCGCTGTTTTCTTGCAGTTAGAAGAAGGGGTTGAGTATGAAGCACAAGATAATAAAGAAGTTGATTTAATTTATGCTATCATGTTCCCGGAAAATAACTGCATGCAATATAAGCACTGCTTACCAGAAATTGCACGCCAATTATCGGATAAAGCATTGCTCAAACAGCTCCGAGCAGCAGAATCTGAAGAAGATATTTGGCAAATTTTAATGTATGCTGATAATCATACAGTCAAAATTGAAGAATAA
- a CDS encoding lipoprotein Hlp — MNTLTKVGLSALLTIFLTACEKPSSPEAQKSEQTPSQTQEKVEESKDTGAQDYKALREWQDAQEKALRDTISSATNKLNEKQKSDAALMQETVNQALLSQLENIKASAESLNIQNAEVKALKDKTLEVLTLGTEMIVEGAKMEKNPTPEAHKAFGELQTRLNQLAEQGQQLEKALKAKYEPATQQ; from the coding sequence ATGAATACATTAACTAAAGTCGGTCTATCTGCATTATTGACGATTTTTTTAACCGCTTGTGAGAAACCTTCATCTCCCGAAGCACAAAAATCGGAACAAACTCCAAGTCAAACACAAGAAAAAGTAGAAGAATCAAAAGATACCGGTGCACAAGACTATAAAGCATTACGTGAATGGCAAGATGCACAAGAAAAAGCGCTACGCGATACAATTAGCAGCGCCACAAATAAGCTCAATGAAAAACAAAAGAGCGATGCAGCATTAATGCAAGAAACTGTTAATCAGGCTTTATTATCTCAACTTGAAAATATCAAAGCCAGTGCTGAAAGCCTAAATATTCAAAATGCTGAAGTGAAAGCGCTTAAAGATAAAACATTAGAAGTGCTGACTCTAGGCACTGAAATGATTGTTGAAGGTGCCAAAATGGAGAAAAATCCAACTCCAGAGGCTCATAAAGCCTTCGGTGAATTACAAACCAGACTTAACCAATTGGCTGAACAAGGGCAGCAATTAGAAAAAGCATTAAAAGCAAAATACGAGCCAGCTACACAGCAATAA
- the xthA gene encoding exodeoxyribonuclease III, whose amino-acid sequence MKFISFNINGLRARPHQLEAIIEKHQPDVIGLQEIKVADEDFPYDLVNHLGYHVFHHGQKGHYGVALLTKQEPLAVRKGFPTDDIDAQKRMIMADIETEFGILTVLNGYFPQGESRTHETKFPAKQKFYSDLQHYLESELKPENPIIIMGDMNISPTDLDIGIGEANRKRWLRDGKCSFLPEEREWLARLHSFGLVDTFRIANPEVNDKFSWFDYRSKGFDDNRGLRIDLILASNMLAERCVETGIDLEIRAMEKPSDHSPVWATFK is encoded by the coding sequence ATGAAATTTATCTCTTTTAACATTAACGGATTACGTGCCCGCCCGCACCAGCTTGAAGCAATTATTGAAAAACATCAACCCGATGTGATTGGCTTGCAGGAAATCAAAGTTGCCGATGAAGATTTCCCCTACGATTTAGTGAATCATTTAGGCTACCACGTTTTCCATCATGGACAAAAAGGGCATTATGGTGTAGCGCTTCTAACAAAACAAGAACCGCTGGCTGTACGTAAAGGTTTCCCAACCGATGACATAGATGCTCAGAAACGAATGATTATGGCTGATATTGAAACAGAATTTGGGATCCTTACTGTATTAAACGGTTATTTTCCACAAGGTGAAAGCCGTACCCATGAAACTAAATTTCCTGCAAAACAGAAATTCTACTCCGACTTACAACATTACTTAGAAAGCGAATTAAAGCCGGAAAACCCAATTATCATTATGGGCGATATGAATATCAGCCCAACAGACTTAGATATTGGGATTGGAGAAGCGAATCGCAAACGTTGGCTACGTGATGGAAAATGTTCATTCTTACCGGAAGAGCGCGAATGGTTAGCACGTTTACACAGCTTCGGTTTAGTCGATACATTCCGTATCGCTAATCCGGAGGTAAATGATAAATTCTCATGGTTTGATTATCGCTCAAAAGGCTTTGATGATAACCGTGGCTTACGCATTGATTTAATCTTGGCCTCAAATATGTTAGCTGAACGTTGTGTAGAAACCGGTATTGATTTAGAAATTAGGGCGATGGAAAAACCGTCTGACCACTCACCTGTTTGGGCAACCTTTAAATAA
- the rapZ gene encoding RNase adapter RapZ, with protein sequence MELIIISGRSGSGKSVALRALEDAGYYCVDNIPLPLIPILTEYLSKEKLSAVISLDIRNLPDTPKAIDELLFQLMPLNTKLIFLDCERNTLIRRYSDSRRIHPLSTQDDLSLESAIDLEQKLLEPLEQNANYIIDTSNISSHELAENLRNILQGSSDKELKIIFESFGFKYGLPADADYVFDVRFLPNPHWNPELRPMTGLEQPVIDFLDRQTEVHNFIYHTRTYLEMWLPMLEQNNRSYLTIAIGCTGGKHRSVYITEQLAKYFQAKGKNVQIRHKSLEKHHKKSTV encoded by the coding sequence ATGGAATTGATCATCATCAGCGGGCGTTCCGGTTCCGGCAAATCGGTTGCATTAAGAGCACTAGAAGATGCAGGCTATTACTGCGTAGATAATATTCCTCTGCCACTTATCCCAATCTTAACCGAATACCTTAGCAAAGAAAAACTCTCTGCGGTAATAAGCTTAGATATCCGTAATTTACCAGATACGCCAAAAGCGATTGATGAATTACTTTTCCAGCTTATGCCATTAAATACCAAGTTGATCTTTTTAGATTGCGAACGCAATACGCTTATTCGCCGCTATAGCGATTCTCGCCGCATTCATCCGCTTTCAACCCAAGATGATCTTTCGCTTGAAAGTGCTATCGACCTTGAGCAAAAACTGCTTGAGCCGCTGGAACAAAATGCCAATTATATTATTGATACCAGCAATATTTCCTCACACGAACTGGCAGAAAATCTCCGTAATATTCTTCAAGGCTCAAGCGATAAAGAATTAAAGATTATTTTTGAATCATTCGGTTTTAAATACGGCTTGCCTGCTGATGCCGATTATGTATTTGACGTTCGATTTTTACCGAATCCTCATTGGAATCCGGAATTACGTCCGATGACGGGCTTAGAGCAACCTGTCATTGACTTTTTAGACCGCCAAACCGAGGTACATAATTTTATCTACCATACCCGAACCTATTTGGAAATGTGGCTACCGATGTTAGAACAAAATAACCGCAGTTACCTAACAATCGCAATAGGCTGCACGGGTGGAAAACATCGTTCTGTGTATATTACAGAACAGTTAGCGAAATATTTCCAAGCGAAAGGGAAAAACGTGCAAATTCGCCATAAGAGTTTGGAAAAACACCATAAGAAATCCACAGTTTGA